A stretch of the Lactuca sativa cultivar Salinas chromosome 9, Lsat_Salinas_v11, whole genome shotgun sequence genome encodes the following:
- the LOC111879361 gene encoding calcium-dependent protein kinase 7, which yields MGNCCATPSTTDFEKKKGKNKPNPFSLDYGSSNPSGNGGYKTTVLENPTGTEIEKTYVLGKEMGRGEFGITYMCTDKSTGEVFACKSISKKKLRTRIDIEDVKREVEIMKHMPPHPNIVSLKGTYEDDNAVHLVMELCEGGELFDRIVARGHYTERAAAGVTKTIVEVIQMCHKHGVMHRDLKPENFLFANKKETAALKAIDFGLSVFFKPGERFNEIVGSPYYMAPEVLKRNYGPEVDVWSAGVILYILLCGVPPFWAETEQGVAQAIIKSVVDFKRDPWPKVSDTAKDLVKKMLNPDPKLRLTAQEVLDHPWIQNAKKAPNVSLGETVKARLKQFSVMNKLKKRALRVIAEHLSAEEVAGIKQGFDLMDTNKQGKINLAELKAGLQKLGHQIADADLQILMEAGDVDKDGFLNYGEFVAISVHLRKMGNDDHLKDAFAFFDKNQSGYIEVEELREALADEDEANNEEVISAIIHDVDTDKDGKISFEEFTAMMKAGTDWRKASRQYSRERYNNLSLKLFQDASLDLGNEER from the exons ATGGGTAATTGTTGTGCTACACCCTCCACTACCGATTTCGAGAAGAAAAAAGGGAAAAATAAACCGAACCCGTTTTCATTAGACTATGGTTCGTCTAATCCATCTGGAAATGGCGGCTATAAAACCACTGTGTTAGAAAACCCAACAGGAACTGAGATTGAGAAAACATATGTTCTTGGTAAAGAGATGGGTAGAGGCGAATTTGGGATTACTTATATGTGTACCGATAAATCCACTGGTGAAGTTTTCGCCTGTAAATCGATATCAAAAAAGAAGCTTAGAACCAGAATCGATATTGAAGATGTGAAGAGAGAAGTCGAGATTATGAAGCATATGCCACCACACCCTAATATCGTGAGCTTAAAGGGTACTTACGAAGATGATAATGCTGTTCATTTGGTTATGGAGTTATGTGAGGGTGGCGAATTGTTTGATCGGATTGTTGCCAGAGGACACTACACTGAGAGGGCAGCTGCGGGTGTGACAAAAACCATTGTTGAGGTTATTCAG ATGTGTCACAAGCATGGTGTGATGCATCGTGATCTTAAACCAGAGAACTTCTTGTTTGCAAACAAGAAAGAAACTGCAGCGTTGAAGGCTATTGACTTTGGGTTATCTGTTTTCTTTAAACCAG GGGAAAGATTCAATGAAATTGTTGGTAGTCCATATTACATGGCTCCTGAAGTCTTAAAGCGAAACTATGGTCCTGAGGTGGATGTGTGGAGTGCTGGTGTCATCTTATACATATTGCTTTGTGGGGTCCCACCTTTTTGGGCAG AAACTGAACAAGGTGTTGCACAGGCAATCATTAAATCTGTTGTTGATTTCAAGAGGGATCCATGGCCAAAGGTATCTGATACTGCAAAGGATCTTGTCAAGAAGATGCTCAATCCTGACCCCAAGTTACGCCTTACAGCGCAAGAAGTTTTAG ATCATCCGTGGATACAGAATGCCAAAAAGGCACCAAATGTCTCATTAGGTGAAACTGTTAAAGCAAGACTCAAACAATTCTCAGTCATGAACAAGCTAAAGAAGAGAGCTCTAAGA GTAATTGCGGAGCATTTATCTGCAGAGGAAGTGGCAGGCATAAAGCAAGGTTTTGATTTAATggacacaaacaaacaaggaaagATAAATCTAGCTGAATTGAAAGCTGGATTGCAGAAACTTGGCCATCAAATCGCTGATGCAGATCTTCAAATACTTATGGAAGCG GGCGACGTTGACAAAGATGGATTCTTGAATTATGGTGAATTTGTGGCGATTTCGGTTCACTTAAGAAAGATGGGCAATGATGATCATCTTAAAGATGCTTTTGCATTCTTTGATAAAAACCAAAGTGGATACATAGAGGTTGAAGAGTTGAGGGAAGCCTTAGCTGATGAAGATGAAGCCAATAATGAAGAAGTCATTTCCGCCATCATTCATGATGTTGACACTGATAAG GATGGAAAGATTAGTTTTGAGGAATTCACGGCGATGATGAAGGCGGGAACAGATTGGAGAAAAGCATCGCGACAGTACTCGAGAGAGAGATACAATAATTTGAGTTTGAAATTGTTCCAAGATGCATCACTGGATTTAGGCAATGAGGAAAGATGA